CGCTTTGGGCGAAGTAAAAGCCAAGGTTGAGCGCAAATACCCGGTGATTCTCACCCTGGGGCCAGCCCAATTTTCGGGTTTCAAAACCGTAGAAATCGCCGGGCTGAGCATCGTGCCGCGCGCTACCCCCACCGATACCCTGCTCACCGCCAAGCTGCTGGAGGCCAGCCTGAGCGTGCGGTCCCTGTTTGCGGGGCGGCCGGTATTCAGCGGGCTCGAAATCACGACGGCTCGCCTCACGCCCCATAAAACTGCCCACGGCGACAACTACGGCTTTCTGATTAAAAAGCAAAAAGCCAGCACCGTGCCGCGCGACACCACGAAGGGCACCAACTACGGGATGCTCCTGAACCAGGTGCTCGAAACGGTCTTCGACAACGTGCCGGGCGAGGCCAGCTTCAAAGATTTTTTCGTCACGTACTACAGCCCACACCACTCGGCGCTGTTGCGCCTGCCCGAGCTTAGCATCAAGAACGGCGACATTTCGGGGCGGCTCACGGCCAACATCGATTCGGTATCAAACGAGCTGGGCATCAGCGGGCACATCGAGCCGGGCGACTACGCCCTGTCGGCGCGGGTGTTTGGCGTAGGCGGCTCGGTGCAGCTGCCGTACGTGCCGCGCCGCTTTGGGGCCCTGGTAAGCTTCGATACGGTGCTGGTGCGGCTGGACAGCAAGGACTTCGACAACGACGATACCGGCGGCAAGCTGACCGTGCGTGGCTCGCTGGCGGCCCGCAACTTTAGCCTGTACCACCCCAAACTGGCGGCCGACGAAATCGAAGTAAAGCGCGGCGCCCTGGACTTTGTGGCCACGCTGGGCCGCGGTACCGCGGTGCTGGAAAAGGGCAGCAAGGTCACGGTAAACAAAATCGTGCTCTTCCCCGAGCTCAACGTGCGCCTGAAGCCCAGCCGGGCCGTCAGCATCAACGTGACGTCGGCTGAGACGCCGGCCAACGACTTCTTTGAATCGCTGCCCACGGGTATTTTCGACGAGGTGCGGGGCGTGAAGGGCACGGGTACGCTCACTTACCACTTGCGCAGCAGCCTGGACATGGCGCACGTCGACAGCCTGAAATTTGATTCTGGCCTGCGCGGCAAGAACTTCAAGCTCACCAGCTTCGGCGACGAAGACCTGAACAAGCTGAACACGCCCTTCCTCCACACCGTGTACAACGACAAGGGCGACTCCGTGCGCACGTTCGTCGTGGGCCCGCCCAACCCCGACTTTGTGCCTTACAACGAAGTCTCGCCCTACCTCATTCACGCCATCACCACGGCCGAGGACCCGCGCTTCTTCACCCACAAAGGCTTTATGGAGCAGGCGTTTGTGAAGTCGGCCATCCAGAACATCAAGGAGAAACGCTTTGCCCGCGGCGGCAGCACCATTTCCATGCAGCTGGTCAAAAACGTGTTTCTGACCCGGCAGAAGACGGTGGCCCGCAAGATAGAAGAAGCCCTGATTGTGTGGCTGCTCGAAAACACGCGCCTGGCCAGCAAGCAGCGCATGTTTGAGGTATACCTGAACATCATTGAGTGGGGCCCGAGCAAGTACCGCTGGCCCAGCGGCAAGCGCGGCGTGTACGGCGTGAAAGACGCGGCCCTGTTCTACTACGGCAAGCGTCCCAGCGAGCTCAACCTGACCGAGAGCCTCTATCTGGCCAGCATCATTCCCAAGCCCAAGTATTCGCGCTACTCATTCGATTCCTACGGCGGCCTGCGGAGCAGCACGCGCTACTTCTTCCGGCTGATTGCCAACATCATGGCCACCCGCGGCCTTATCACGGATACGGACCGCGAAAACCTGGCCTACTCGCTCAACCTGCGGGGCCCGGCCAAGCAGTTCATGCATTTCGCCCCGCGGCCCGATACCTCCCGCGCCACTGCCGCCGCCGACTCCAGCCAGTTTGAGCCCCTCAACCTGATTGACTTGCTCAACACCGGCGCCGCTACGCCCGATGCCGGCGTGAACTCCGGCGCGCCGGAGGTGGAGCCGCCCAAAGCCCCCAAGTAGCACCGCGAAAGTGCGTGGCGCGCAAGCAGTTATTCTGATTCTTTCTTTGGCCACACCACCGAGGCTAAAACACTCAGCACGAGCAGGCCGCCTACCACGCCGAGGGCAATGGGCATGGGAATGGGGAAGAAGCTTTCGACCAGAATCTTGGCTCCAATAAATACTAGGATAAGCGAGAGGCCATAATGCAGGTGGTGAAACACACGCATCATGCGGGCCAGGGCAAAGTACATGGCCCGCAGGCCCAACAGGGCAAACACGTTGGAGGTGAAAACCACGAAGGTGTTGCGGGTGATGGCCAAAATGGCCGGAATGGAATCGGCGGCAAACACGACGTCGGTGGTTTCGACCATTACCAGCACCACAAACAGGGGCGTGGCAAAGCGCAGGCCGTCGCGGCGGATGAAGAATCTTCCGCCGTCCAGCTGCCGGGTAATGGGCAGGTGGCGGCTCAGAAAGCGCACCACGGGGTTGTTTTCGGGGTCAATTTCGGGTTCGTCGCCGGTCAGGCCCATCCGAATGCCGGTGTACACCAGGAAGGCCCCCAGCAGGTAAATCAGGAAGTGAAACTTGGCCAGCAAGGCCCCGCCCACCAGAATGAACACCCCGCGCAGAATGAGTGCGCCCAGCACGCCCCAGAACAGGATGCGGTGCTGGTACTGCGCGGGCACTTTGAAGTAGTTGAAGATGAGCAGGAAGACAAACAGGTTGTCGACGCTCAATGCCTTCTCTACCAGATAGCCGGTGAGCCACTGCAGCCCGGCTTCGGAGCCCATGGTGCGGTACACCAGCACGTTGAAGCACAGCGAAAGAACGACCCAAAACGCACTCCAGCTCAGGGCTTCGCGCAGCTGTATTTCGTGGGCCTTGCGGTTGAAGACCAACAAGTCGAGCAGTAGCAGTCCGATTACGAATGCATTAAAGGCCAGCCAGAACAGGGGAGAATTTTCCATGCGTGGAGGCAAGATACGCCGGGGCAAGGTGCAGGTTGGCAAAGCGGCACGCATACCGCCGCCACCCCCAATACTGCCTAGCGTAGCTCAATTCCCTACTAGGATGCCTTTTCTGCCCGCGCTAGCTGACGTGCGCGTCGCCCGCCTGTCGCCCCACTGGCTTCAGCGGATGCAGCCAGCTGCCCACTTTCATCTGCAGCACGCCGAAGAAGGCCTCTTCCACGATGCCTTTCGACATTTTGGAGGTGCCGCGGGTGCGGTCGGTGAAGATGATGGGCACTTCTTTGATGCGGAAGCCCAACTGGTAGGCCAGCCATTTCATTTCAATCTGGAAGGCGTAGCCCACAAAGCGGATGCTGTCCAGGTCGATGGCGCGCAGCACCCGCGCGGTGTAGCACTTGAAGCCGGCGGTGGCGTCGCGAATGGGCATGCCCGTTATCAGGCGCACGTACCAGGAGGCGAAATACGACATCAAAACCCGCGACATGGGCCAGTTTACCACGTTCACGCCCTGAATGTAGCGCGAGCCGATGGCCATGTCGTAGCCCTCGTAGGCGCAGGCATCGTGCAGGCGAATCAAGTCCTCGGGGTTGTGCGAGAAGTCGGCGTCCATTTCAAACACGTACTCGTAGCCGTGTGCGAGCGCCCAGCGAAAGCCGTGGAGGTAGGCCGTGCCCAGGCCTTGCTTGCCGCTGCGCTCTTCCAAAAACAAGCGCCCCGGAAATTCGGCTTGCAGGCCCCGCACAATGGCGGCGGTGCCGTCGGGCGAGCCGTCATCAATAATCAGCACATCGAAATCCCGCGGCAACGACATCACCTTGCGGATAATCAGCTCTGCATTTTCGCGCTCGTTGTAAGTAGGAATTAGGACGAGGCCTTCACTCATGGGCTCAAAGATAGGGCCTGCCCGCACGAAGCTGCATGGCCGTGCTGATTCCCAAGGTGCTATTTAGCGGATAAATCGTAATATTCCTATGCTTGTCGCGGCAAATCCACGGCAGGAATCACCTGGTTTGAAGCGGCTAAAGCCCCGGCTACGCGCCGGGCATGGCGCACGCAATCCGGCACGCTTACCCCGGCGCGCCAATTGGCCACGGCGAGAATGTGCTCGGGTTCCAAGGCCAAAGCGGCCGCGTGGGCTCCTACAATGTGCTCGTCGAATTGCGGAATGCTGCGGGGCCAAAAGTAGCGGCCCTGCCAGCGCGGGGCGGCCGTGATGCCGTAAAAACGGCTCAATTCGGCGTGTACGGCGGCTTTCTGGGCCCCCTCGGCTTGGTTGGCAGCGGCCTCGTACTGCGCACCCCCCACAAACGTGGTAAACAGGACCTGCCCGGCCGGCACCCGCTCCGGGTAAATGGAGCTGGTCCAGATGGAGCCGGCCGCGTAGGTGCCTTCCACCTTGGGGTGCAGCGCCCCGAAGCCGTTGAGCGGGTGCGCCACGGTTGCGCGGTCGTACGCCGAGAAAACGACGCTCATGGGCGGGTACTGTACGGCCGCCAAAGCCGCGGCTTCCTTCGGGAATAGCGGCTGCAGGAGGGCGGCCGCCGCAAAAGCGGGCAGAGCCAGCGCCAGGTGCGTGTAGCCAGGAGCGGCTGCTGAAGAGTTGAGCTGGAGCTGATAGCTGCCATCGGCGAGGCGAGTTACGCCGGTAATCGCCGTATTGGCATGGTAATGAGTGAGCCGGGCCGCGAGCGTATCGGTCAGGGTTTGCACGCCGGCTCGGAGCGTGACGATGCGCCGGCGCGCCGCGCCCTTGCCCGTCTTGGTCAGGCCGCGCAGCACCGAGCCGTATTCCTGCTCCAGGGCGGCGAGCTGGGGAAAGGTTTTGTGCAGCAGCAGGCGCTCGGGGTCGCCGGCGTAGATGCCGGCCATGAAGGGGTTTACGGCATAGTCCACGATTTCGGGGCCGAAGCGGCGGCGGAAAAAGTGGGCAACGGTTTCGTGGGCGTTGGGCTGGGCCGCGGGCTGGCGCAGCTCCTGCAGCAGCTGCCACTTGGCTTTCAGGCTAAAAAAGCCGTTGGTGAGCAGGGTGGGGGGCGAGCCGGGCAGCTGGCGGTAGCGCCCGCCGCGCAGCACAAAGCGGTGTTTGCTCACGGCCGCGCTGTCCTGTATCTGGTCGCTGAGGCCGAGGTCAGCCAGCAGCTCTTCCAGCTCGGTGCTCAGCTGTAGGGAATTGGGGCCGGCTTCGAGGAGGTAGCCCTCAGGCGTGTGCTGGCTGAGCAGGTCGCCGCCGGGCCGGGCATCGGCTTCGAACAAGTCGTAGGCCACGCCGGCCTGCTGCAGGTACCAGGCCAGGGTGAGGCCGCTGATGCCGCCGCCGATGATGGCAATTTTCATATGGAGCTTGCGCGAATTGGGCTGCAAAGTTAGCCGGGCAGTCCTGCGGTTGGCCCGTAGCTTTGCGCCAATGAAAACAAAGAACAAAGCTGTGTTTCTGGACCGCGACGGCGTCCTGAACGACGAAATCGGCGACTACGTCTGGAAGCTGGACGACTTCGTGGTGAGCCCCGGCGTGCCCGAAAGCCTGGCCCGCCTGAAGGCAGCCGGCTACTACCTTGTGGTGGTGACCAACCAGGCCGGCATTGCCAAAAAGCTCTACACCGCCGCCGACGTGCTCGACTGCCACACCAAGCTGCAGGCGGCCTGCAACCACGCCCTCGACGCCCTCTATTTCAGCGATGCGCACCCCAGCGTGAGCGACTCCATCATGCGCAAGCCCGATTCGGGCATGTTCGAAAAAGCCGTGGCCCGGTTCAACCTCGACGTGTCGCAGTGCTGGATTGTGGGCGACCGGTACCGGGATATGGAAGCAGGCGAGAAAATCGGTGTGCGCGGCATTATGGTGGGCCACACCGAATTGGTAGATTTCACGCCCCGCGTCGCGGATTTGCAGGCCGCCACGGATATTATTCTGGGGGCAAAAATGTAGGAACGCGCCTTGGCGCGTTCAATCGTTGAACAGTGCCAATGGGCGATTTCGCCCGGATTATTCTGCTGCCGAACGCGCCAAGGCGCGTTCCTACAGTTCTGCCGCTGGACATAAAAAGACCGGCCTCCCGTTTGGGGGAGGCCGGTCTTTTTATGCAATCCAGCTCAATTACTACTGGCGTTCGGCAGGCGTAGCGGTGCTGGCCGTGATGGGCGCGGAAACGGGCTTAGCTGCTTTGGTGCTGCTGTAAGCGGGGCAAACCTGGCGGTTGCAAGCGCCGAGCGAAAGGGCCGCAAAACCGGCAGCGAGCAGAACGAGCTTTTTCATAATTATAAAGAAAACGGGTGAGGGGAGACGGGGTTCAGCCTCAAAGATAAGGAGCTACACCTATATTTTAAGAAAAAATACCAGCGCAGAAATTGCATTATTAGTATCCCAGAATTTTCATCATGCTGGCGGCTTCCTGCTGCGGCGCAAACACCGTGTCAATAAGCGTGCCGTCGGGCGCGCGGTCGAGGATGACGTGCTGCGGCGCGGGGATGAGGCAATGCTTGATGCCGCCGTAGCCGCTCAGGCTTTCCTGGTAGGCGCCGGTGTGGAAGAAGCCCACGTAGAGCGGCTGCGCGTCGGTGGGCTTGCGCTCGGGCAAGAACACCTGGTAGATGTGCTTTTCGGCGTTGTAGTAGTCCTGCGAGTCGCAGGTGAGGCCGCCGAGCTGCAGCCGTTTGTAGCCTCTTTCCCAGCCGTTAACCGCGAGCATGATAAAGCGCTGGTTAAGCGCCCAGGTGTCGGGCAGGTTCGTGATGAACGAGCCGTCAATCATGTACCACAGCTCCTTGTCGTTCTGCAGCTTCTCGTCCAGGATGGAGTAAATGGTGGCCCCGCTTTCGCCCACGGTGAAGATGCCGAACTCCGTAAAAATGTTGGGCTCGGGCACACCTTCTTCCTTGCAGATGCGCTGAATGGTGCGCAGAATTTCGGCCACCATGTAGGGGTAGTCGTACTCGGGCTGGATGCTGGTCTGGATGGGGAAGCCGCCGCCAATATCAATGGTGGCCAGCGTGGGGCACACTTTGCGCAGCTCGCAGTACTTGTGCACAAAGCGGCTCAACTCGGACCAGTAATAGGACGTGTCCTTGATGCCGGTGTTGATGAAGTAGTGCAGCATGGTGAGCTCGAAGCGCGGGTCTTCCTTGATGCGCTTCTCGTAGAGCGGGATGGCGTCGGCGTAACGGATGCCCAGGCGCGAGGTGTAGAACTGGAAGCGAGGCTCCTCGTCGGAGGCCAGGCGCATGCCCAGGTTCACCTTCTCGCGCACGTGGTCGTGGTAGTACTCGATTTCGTTCGGCGCATCGATAATCGGCATGCAGTTCACAAACCCGTCGTTAATCAGGTCGGCAATTTCCTTTTTGTAGGCCTCGGGCTTGAAGCCGTTGCAGATGATGTGCTTCTGCTTGTCGACCTTGCCCTGGGCATGCAGGTTGCGGATGATGCTGATATCGAACCACGATGAGGTTTCGAGGTGGATGTCGTTTTTCAGGGCTTCTTCCAGTACGAAGCGGAAGTGCGACGACTTGGTGCAGTAGGCGTAGGAATACGAGCCCTGGTAGTTGGTTTGGGCAATGGCGTCGGCAAACCATTGCTTGGCCCGCTGGATCTGGGAGCTGATTTTGGGCAGGTACGTGAGGCGGAGCGGGGTGCCGTATTTCTCCACCAGGGCCATCAGGTCGATGTCATGGAAGCGGAGCTCGTGGTCCTGGACGGTGAAATCGGCCGTGGGAAAATCGAAGGTTTGGGAGATGAGGTCGTGGTACGTATCCATTCGGGTTTTTGAATGCGGCGGGAAAACCCGACCTTTGCAGTCGGCGGGTCAAAAGTACCGCCGAGGTTGGGAAGTAGTGGGAACAATCCGTTGTTCTACCGCTGTCCCGCCTCGCATCGTGACGATGGAATGATAGCGACTTGGCTACGGTAGAGCTACTCTACCGCAAGGCAGCGCTCGAAGGTTTTTTCATTTAACAATTATCAGTTAACAATTAACAAGCGCATACACTCCTAACGGACTGAACGACTGTTGATTGATGAATGATAATTGTATAATGAATCCCCTTGGAACGATGCCCCATGTCCTACCCAAATTCCCACCCGATGAAACGCATCAAATTACTGGAAGTCCGCTCCGAGCTGGGGGCTGGTACGCGCGGCGCCAGCATGGGCATCGACGCCCTGCGCGTGGCCTGCCTCAACAAAGGCTCCGATTATTTCCGCCGCTTCAACTCCGTGGTGGTGCCGGACCTGAACCACGTGCTGTTCGACAAGAACCCGTTCCCGTTTGCCAAGCACATCGACGCCATCTACACCGTGCAAAAAGGCATTGCCAACGCCGTGGAGCAAACGCTGCGCTTTGGCGAATTCCCGCTGGTGCTGGCCGGCGACCACAGCAGCGCCAATGCCACCATTGCCGGCATCAAGGCCACCTACCCGCACAAAACCCTCGGCGTGGTCTGGATAGACGCGCACGCCGACATCCACTCGCCCTACACTACGCCCAGCGGCAACGTGCACGGCATGCCGCTGGCCGCCGCCCTGGGACAGGACAACCTCTCGCACCAGCGCAACCAGCCCGACCCCGAAACCGAGTTCTTCTGGCGCCGCCTCAAGGACCTGGGCGAGCCCGGCCCCAAGCTCACGCCCAACCACCTGGTGTACGTGGTGGTGCGCGATACCGAGGAGCAGGAAAATGCCATCATCGACCAGCTGGGCATCAAGAACTTCAAACTGGACGAGTTCCGCGCCAAAGGCCCGCGCCAGGTAGCCCGCGAGATTTACGAACAGCTGCGCTTCTGCGATATGGTCTACATTTCCTTCGACGTAGACTCCCTGGATTCGCGCTTCAGCAAGGGCACCGGCACGCCCGTTGAGCTGGGCCTCGACGTGCCCGAAGCCATTGCCCTGTGCCGCGCCCTGCTCGAAAACGACCGGGTGGTGTGCTTCGAGATGGTGGAAATCAACCCCACACTCGACAGCGAGAACACCATGGCTAAGAATGCCTTCAACATCCTGGAAGCCGCTACTGAGGCCATTGAGCAGCGCCTGCGCCTGGATGAGGTGGTGAGCCGGTAAGGCGTAAGGCGGCTGGCCGAACTGGGCGCCGGCGGACGCTGGCCGTGGACGCTGGCCGCAGTTTAGCGCAGCGTAACTGCTGGCCGATGGGTGAGGTGAGTCTGCGACTCACGGCGGCAAAGCCACGATGCGGAGCCGGGCCGCTTGCTTCAACGGCGAGTTGCAAACTCGCCTCACCCATCGGCCAGCAGTTACGCTGCGCTAAACTGCGGCCAGCAGCGGCCAACAGCATACACAGCCGGTAGTAAAATCAGTACTTGCTGATAAACGCATAAGCGCCCAGCGTGTACTCCGTGGTCGAGGAGAAGTGGTTGCCGCCGGCAATGGGATGCAACTCAACTTGGGTGGCGCCGCGCTTTTGCATAGCATCGTAGGCGTCCTGCGAGTTGAAGAAGGGCACGTAGTCATCGGCGGTGCCGTGGAACAGCGCCAGCGGGGCGCGGGGCTGCCAGTCGTAGATGTCGTTGGCGGTGAGGGTGGCGGCGAGCGGCGCATCGGAATTATTGAGCACGGCCTGGCGGAAGGCGGGGGTGAACAGCTGGGCTTGCTGGCTGGGCACGGCGGCAAACGGGTCGGCTTGCAGCTGGGTGGCGTAGGGCTCCTGGTAGTAGAACGACAGCGGCCGGTTTAGGGCATAAATGCGGTCGTAGGTACACAGTACCCACACGTAGGTGCTCAGGAAGCTGAGCGGCTGCGTGGCGCTGAGAATGTAGCGGGCAAAAGCAGACTTGTGGTAGGCGCCCGCGCCGGGCGCGCTGGCCGTCACGGGCAGGGTTGTGGCGTATTTCTCTTCCAGCAGCTTGTGCAGCGCCATGGTCGCGTAGCCGCCCTCGGAGTAGCCCAGCAGGAAATTCTTCTGGTTCAGGGTCACTTTCTGCTGCTGGCAGAATTCGTGGGCGGCCCGCAGCATGTCGGCCGAAGCGGAGGCCAGCGAGGCAGCTTGCTCGTAGGGGTGGGGCAGGCTTTTGGAAGCGCCGTAGCCCAGGTAGTCGGGGGCCGAGACCACGTAGCCCGTCGAGGCCAGCACCGACACCACCGACCATACGTCGCTGCCGGTGGCGTAGTAGGAGGGGGCTTGGCCTTCGCTGCTGGGCGCCAGCGTGCCGTGCTGGTAGCTGAGCACCGGCAGGGTCATGGTAGCCACCGGCACCAGCACCGCCCCGGAGGCAGTGGTCTCAGTGCCCTCGGGCGTGCGGGTGTGGTAGGTGAGGCGGTACACCCGAATGGGGTAGCGCACCAGGCTGCCGGCCAGTGGCACGCCCTGCACGCGGCTGCCCAGGGTGGCGGCGCTATACTCGCCTATCAGCGTGCTGCCGGTCAGGACCGGGGCCTCGGCGGTGGGGGCTGCGGCGGCAGGCTCGGGAGCTGTGTTCTTGCAGGCCGGAGAGGCAACAAGCGCCACGAACAGCCACAGAAAACGGTATTTGGAAGAGAAGGAAAAACGGGATAGCAGCACGTGGCGAAGAATTAGAGCAAGAATTCATGCCCAACATTGCTTCGCGGCGTCGACGTTCCGGTGACTGGTCAGTACCTGATGGCAGATTGGCCGCTGTGCCGCTGGTTGGCATTGCGCGCTAAACGGCTGCCAGCGGTAAGTTCCCCTCAGCTAATGCGACCCGACCCCAAGCCTGCCACCTAAGTCGCTGAAGAAACAAAAAGCCCTGCCAGTAGCTGGCGGGGCTTTTTAGTGGTTGTCGTTTTGCTGAGCAGTTTAACTTGTGAAAAGTTAGTATAGAAGTTTTACCGTTTGGCTGAACACGGAGTACTCATAAGTTCTTGCGTTTGTGTGCGCGGTACGCCTCGACAAACTCTTTGGCTACCCGCAGATTTTTCGGGTAGCTCACGTGATTTCCATATCCTCCGCTGGTCCAATCCGGAAAATCGTCAGGATTAAGGTGTTGGTACCAGAAGCCTTGCTCGACGAGGTACTGCGCGGCGGCCCACTCCTCGGCTTCCCGTTTTTTGGGCGGCCGAAACCGATGGGGCAGCACCACGAGTTCGGCCCCACAGTCCGTGCACCGCACCGGGCCCGTGGCGGCATAAGACACATTTACCGCTTTGCGGCAAGCGAAGCACACGTGTTTAGCACCCATACACGAAAGTAACCCTCTTTAGTTGCTCTATAATGTGGTGCTTTTTTCAACTACTACTTCCGCGTGTACTCATGATAATCTTCTAGAAGCGATTCACCTAAACGCGGGTTAAGGATAAGCAGGCAGGTGTCGCCGTAGAAGTTAGTTCCTGCTTCTACGCTCTCGACGGAATCACTGTGTTCGTAGTGCATCTCGTCAGCTTTGAGCAAGTGATTGGCAGCCACGAACACCGTACCGCCTTCCTCTTCAGTATCCCATATAGAAAGGATGCTAAAGCGTATCGTGTTATTTGGGGTCCAGTCCTGCGAACTGTCAATCATGATGTGAATTTCTTCATCACTGTTGCCTGCGGTTTCGCTTGCCCGCCATTCTTTTCCCCGATAATCAAGCACCTCAGGATAGGCCGTGGGAATGTCTTGGTTACCGCTGCCGTGGGTATAGCGCAGTTGGGGAACGGAAATGTGCTGGCCTTTAGCATTTCGCCGAGAAA
This region of Hymenobacter sedentarius genomic DNA includes:
- a CDS encoding transglycosylase domain-containing protein encodes the protein MRISPSTKRLLIGILGSLAALLLLAFAVFQWKRQQLLTYALGEVKAKVERKYPVILTLGPAQFSGFKTVEIAGLSIVPRATPTDTLLTAKLLEASLSVRSLFAGRPVFSGLEITTARLTPHKTAHGDNYGFLIKKQKASTVPRDTTKGTNYGMLLNQVLETVFDNVPGEASFKDFFVTYYSPHHSALLRLPELSIKNGDISGRLTANIDSVSNELGISGHIEPGDYALSARVFGVGGSVQLPYVPRRFGALVSFDTVLVRLDSKDFDNDDTGGKLTVRGSLAARNFSLYHPKLAADEIEVKRGALDFVATLGRGTAVLEKGSKVTVNKIVLFPELNVRLKPSRAVSINVTSAETPANDFFESLPTGIFDEVRGVKGTGTLTYHLRSSLDMAHVDSLKFDSGLRGKNFKLTSFGDEDLNKLNTPFLHTVYNDKGDSVRTFVVGPPNPDFVPYNEVSPYLIHAITTAEDPRFFTHKGFMEQAFVKSAIQNIKEKRFARGGSTISMQLVKNVFLTRQKTVARKIEEALIVWLLENTRLASKQRMFEVYLNIIEWGPSKYRWPSGKRGVYGVKDAALFYYGKRPSELNLTESLYLASIIPKPKYSRYSFDSYGGLRSSTRYFFRLIANIMATRGLITDTDRENLAYSLNLRGPAKQFMHFAPRPDTSRATAAADSSQFEPLNLIDLLNTGAATPDAGVNSGAPEVEPPKAPK
- a CDS encoding TerC family protein translates to MENSPLFWLAFNAFVIGLLLLDLLVFNRKAHEIQLREALSWSAFWVVLSLCFNVLVYRTMGSEAGLQWLTGYLVEKALSVDNLFVFLLIFNYFKVPAQYQHRILFWGVLGALILRGVFILVGGALLAKFHFLIYLLGAFLVYTGIRMGLTGDEPEIDPENNPVVRFLSRHLPITRQLDGGRFFIRRDGLRFATPLFVVLVMVETTDVVFAADSIPAILAITRNTFVVFTSNVFALLGLRAMYFALARMMRVFHHLHYGLSLILVFIGAKILVESFFPIPMPIALGVVGGLLVLSVLASVVWPKKESE
- a CDS encoding polyprenol monophosphomannose synthase, which gives rise to MSEGLVLIPTYNERENAELIIRKVMSLPRDFDVLIIDDGSPDGTAAIVRGLQAEFPGRLFLEERSGKQGLGTAYLHGFRWALAHGYEYVFEMDADFSHNPEDLIRLHDACAYEGYDMAIGSRYIQGVNVVNWPMSRVLMSYFASWYVRLITGMPIRDATAGFKCYTARVLRAIDLDSIRFVGYAFQIEMKWLAYQLGFRIKEVPIIFTDRTRGTSKMSKGIVEEAFFGVLQMKVGSWLHPLKPVGRQAGDAHVS
- the hemG gene encoding protoporphyrinogen oxidase, whose protein sequence is MKIAIIGGGISGLTLAWYLQQAGVAYDLFEADARPGGDLLSQHTPEGYLLEAGPNSLQLSTELEELLADLGLSDQIQDSAAVSKHRFVLRGGRYRQLPGSPPTLLTNGFFSLKAKWQLLQELRQPAAQPNAHETVAHFFRRRFGPEIVDYAVNPFMAGIYAGDPERLLLHKTFPQLAALEQEYGSVLRGLTKTGKGAARRRIVTLRAGVQTLTDTLAARLTHYHANTAITGVTRLADGSYQLQLNSSAAAPGYTHLALALPAFAAAALLQPLFPKEAAALAAVQYPPMSVVFSAYDRATVAHPLNGFGALHPKVEGTYAAGSIWTSSIYPERVPAGQVLFTTFVGGAQYEAAANQAEGAQKAAVHAELSRFYGITAAPRWQGRYFWPRSIPQFDEHIVGAHAAALALEPEHILAVANWRAGVSVPDCVRHARRVAGALAASNQVIPAVDLPRQA
- a CDS encoding D-glycero-alpha-D-manno-heptose-1,7-bisphosphate 7-phosphatase, with amino-acid sequence MKTKNKAVFLDRDGVLNDEIGDYVWKLDDFVVSPGVPESLARLKAAGYYLVVVTNQAGIAKKLYTAADVLDCHTKLQAACNHALDALYFSDAHPSVSDSIMRKPDSGMFEKAVARFNLDVSQCWIVGDRYRDMEAGEKIGVRGIMVGHTELVDFTPRVADLQAATDIILGAKM
- a CDS encoding arginine decarboxylase, whose translation is MDTYHDLISQTFDFPTADFTVQDHELRFHDIDLMALVEKYGTPLRLTYLPKISSQIQRAKQWFADAIAQTNYQGSYSYAYCTKSSHFRFVLEEALKNDIHLETSSWFDISIIRNLHAQGKVDKQKHIICNGFKPEAYKKEIADLINDGFVNCMPIIDAPNEIEYYHDHVREKVNLGMRLASDEEPRFQFYTSRLGIRYADAIPLYEKRIKEDPRFELTMLHYFINTGIKDTSYYWSELSRFVHKYCELRKVCPTLATIDIGGGFPIQTSIQPEYDYPYMVAEILRTIQRICKEEGVPEPNIFTEFGIFTVGESGATIYSILDEKLQNDKELWYMIDGSFITNLPDTWALNQRFIMLAVNGWERGYKRLQLGGLTCDSQDYYNAEKHIYQVFLPERKPTDAQPLYVGFFHTGAYQESLSGYGGIKHCLIPAPQHVILDRAPDGTLIDTVFAPQQEAASMMKILGY
- a CDS encoding arginase translates to MKRIKLLEVRSELGAGTRGASMGIDALRVACLNKGSDYFRRFNSVVVPDLNHVLFDKNPFPFAKHIDAIYTVQKGIANAVEQTLRFGEFPLVLAGDHSSANATIAGIKATYPHKTLGVVWIDAHADIHSPYTTPSGNVHGMPLAAALGQDNLSHQRNQPDPETEFFWRRLKDLGEPGPKLTPNHLVYVVVRDTEEQENAIIDQLGIKNFKLDEFRAKGPRQVAREIYEQLRFCDMVYISFDVDSLDSRFSKGTGTPVELGLDVPEAIALCRALLENDRVVCFEMVEINPTLDSENTMAKNAFNILEAATEAIEQRLRLDEVVSR
- a CDS encoding alpha/beta hydrolase family protein, encoding MLLSRFSFSSKYRFLWLFVALVASPACKNTAPEPAAAAPTAEAPVLTGSTLIGEYSAATLGSRVQGVPLAGSLVRYPIRVYRLTYHTRTPEGTETTASGAVLVPVATMTLPVLSYQHGTLAPSSEGQAPSYYATGSDVWSVVSVLASTGYVVSAPDYLGYGASKSLPHPYEQAASLASASADMLRAAHEFCQQQKVTLNQKNFLLGYSEGGYATMALHKLLEEKYATTLPVTASAPGAGAYHKSAFARYILSATQPLSFLSTYVWVLCTYDRIYALNRPLSFYYQEPYATQLQADPFAAVPSQQAQLFTPAFRQAVLNNSDAPLAATLTANDIYDWQPRAPLALFHGTADDYVPFFNSQDAYDAMQKRGATQVELHPIAGGNHFSSTTEYTLGAYAFISKY